The Metabacillus litoralis genome contains a region encoding:
- a CDS encoding aldo/keto reductase, whose amino-acid sequence MVSIPNITLNDGSTLPVIGLGTYKLKGNQGVKSIQSAIDDLGYRLIDSAYNYENEGTVGEAVRRSSVSREELRITSKLPGRYQQYEKAVTTIEESLYRANLDYYDLYLIHWPNPKQNLYVEAWQALIDAKKQGLIRSIGVCNFLPEHIERLEKETGVKPSINQIELHPFYNQAELRKWHEENSVQIQSWSPLARANDVLQHPTLKEIADNHNKSVSQIILRWHYQLGAVSIPKSASKERQLENISIFDFSLDETEMSMILELTQPNGRINNQDPAVYEEF is encoded by the coding sequence GTGGTTTCAATTCCGAATATAACCCTTAATGATGGTAGTACCCTTCCAGTCATTGGGTTAGGAACATATAAACTTAAAGGCAATCAAGGTGTAAAGTCTATCCAAAGTGCGATTGATGACCTTGGCTATCGACTGATTGACTCTGCTTATAATTATGAAAACGAAGGAACGGTCGGAGAAGCTGTTAGACGGAGTTCAGTTTCAAGGGAAGAATTACGCATTACATCCAAGCTTCCAGGTCGCTACCAGCAATATGAAAAAGCTGTTACAACAATTGAAGAGTCGTTATACCGTGCAAACCTTGATTATTATGATTTATATTTAATACACTGGCCCAATCCGAAGCAAAATCTATATGTAGAAGCATGGCAAGCATTAATAGATGCAAAAAAACAAGGATTGATTCGTTCGATTGGTGTTTGTAATTTTTTACCGGAACATATTGAACGTCTTGAAAAAGAAACAGGGGTGAAGCCAAGCATCAATCAAATCGAACTTCATCCGTTTTATAATCAGGCTGAATTAAGAAAATGGCATGAAGAAAATAGTGTTCAGATTCAGTCGTGGAGCCCGTTAGCACGAGCTAATGACGTGTTACAACATCCTACATTGAAAGAGATTGCTGATAATCATAACAAATCGGTTTCCCAAATTATTTTACGCTGGCATTATCAGCTGGGGGCAGTTAGTATTCCGAAATCAGCATCTAAAGAACGACAACTCGAGAATATCTCCATTTTTGACTTTTCGTTAGATGAGACTGAAATGAGTATGATCTTAGAATTAACTCAACCCAATGGAAGAATTAATAATCAAGATCCTGCTGTGTATGAGGAGTTTTAA
- a CDS encoding 2OG-Fe(II) oxygenase: MDANELTIKEQSIFNHIGNKIMTDDREIKIIARLEEPLIAILGNVLSDEECDELIRLSKDRMRRSKIGNSRELDELRTSSSMFFQDGENELVTRIEKRASQIMNIPYEHGEGLQILNYQIGQEYKEHYDYFASASRPVSNPRISTLVMYLNDVEEGGETYFPKLNFSVSPQKGMAVYFEYFYDNQTLNELTLHGGAPVIVGDKWAATQWMRRRRVKE; the protein is encoded by the coding sequence ATGGATGCTAATGAATTAACGATTAAAGAACAATCTATTTTTAATCACATTGGTAATAAAATTATGACAGATGATCGGGAAATTAAGATCATTGCACGATTAGAGGAACCCCTAATCGCCATTTTAGGAAATGTTTTAAGCGATGAAGAATGTGATGAACTAATTAGGTTATCGAAAGATAGAATGCGCCGCTCAAAGATTGGAAATTCACGTGAATTAGATGAACTAAGAACTAGCAGCAGCATGTTTTTTCAAGATGGTGAAAATGAACTTGTTACTAGAATTGAAAAACGAGCCTCTCAAATTATGAACATTCCGTATGAGCATGGAGAAGGCCTGCAAATTTTAAACTATCAAATTGGCCAGGAATATAAGGAACATTATGATTATTTTGCTTCAGCAAGTAGGCCTGTAAGTAATCCTAGAATTAGCACACTTGTTATGTACTTAAATGATGTAGAGGAAGGCGGGGAAACATACTTTCCCAAACTGAATTTTTCAGTTTCACCTCAAAAAGGGATGGCCGTGTATTTTGAGTATTTTTATGATAATCAAACATTAAATGAGTTAACTCTTCACGGTGGAGCTCCTGTTATTGTTGGAGATAAATGGGCGGCAACACAATGGATGAGAAGGAGACGAGTGAAAGAGTAA
- a CDS encoding 2OG-Fe(II) oxygenase — protein sequence MLHDIKSRVEQLNWESIQQVLDDQGFAKVPKLLTKEECEQLIQIYYEEELYRTTINMQRYRFGSGEYKYFTYPLPDMIQSLREAFYPELAKTANRWLGYLKKPEQYPAELQEFIKRCEEHEQTSPTPLILKYEEGGFNCLHQDLYGDVFFPFQVVFILNQRDEHYTGGESLLVEQIPRAQSRGHVITLDQGSALIFPTNERPAFGKKGYYKNKVRHGVSTVTSGERFGLGIIFHDSK from the coding sequence ATGCTTCATGACATAAAATCACGAGTCGAACAATTAAATTGGGAGTCAATTCAACAAGTATTAGATGACCAAGGCTTTGCAAAAGTTCCAAAACTACTAACAAAAGAAGAATGTGAGCAGCTCATTCAAATTTATTATGAGGAAGAATTATATAGAACAACTATTAATATGCAAAGATATCGCTTTGGGAGTGGTGAATATAAATATTTTACCTATCCATTGCCTGATATGATTCAAAGTTTAAGAGAAGCCTTTTATCCTGAGCTAGCAAAGACAGCAAATCGATGGTTAGGGTACTTAAAAAAACCAGAACAATATCCAGCTGAGCTGCAGGAGTTTATAAAAAGATGTGAGGAGCATGAGCAAACGAGCCCAACACCTTTAATCTTAAAATATGAAGAAGGCGGATTTAACTGCTTACATCAGGATTTATATGGAGATGTTTTCTTTCCTTTTCAAGTGGTTTTCATCTTAAATCAACGAGATGAACATTATACAGGTGGTGAATCTTTATTAGTTGAACAAATTCCACGTGCTCAAAGCAGAGGGCATGTTATTACACTTGATCAAGGAAGTGCATTAATTTTTCCAACAAATGAAAGGCCAGCTTTTGGTAAGAAAGGATATTATAAAAACAAAGTTCGGCACGGAGTGAGTACAGTAACATCTGGAGAGCGTTTTGGACTCGGAATTATCTTTCATGATTCAAAATAA
- a CDS encoding nuclease-related domain-containing protein, with translation MLIKDRLEPNELKIMRCLDKRMELTEKEKFRYFTLQKGFEGEIEFDKMAESILEERYIINDLLLEVNNSYFQIDTLIISQDIIHLLDIKNYEGDCYLEGDKLFSVTTNREYKNPIIQLKRSATLLRQLLQNLKLNYLVEPSVIFINPEFTLYQAPMDQPIILPTQVKHFIRSFNKTPSRLNDHHNKLAQTLLSLHKIQNPHTNLPEYYYDQLQKGIYCNSCYSYLVYRNNKSYFCKNCGRQEAVGVAILRNIKEFELLFPEERLTTESIYGWCNTDISRKTLMRILREHYTVHGNARRTYYK, from the coding sequence ATGCTAATAAAGGACAGGTTAGAGCCAAATGAGTTAAAAATTATGAGGTGTTTAGACAAACGTATGGAATTAACAGAAAAGGAAAAGTTTCGTTATTTCACTCTTCAAAAGGGTTTTGAAGGAGAGATAGAATTCGACAAAATGGCAGAAAGTATCTTAGAAGAAAGGTATATAATTAACGATTTGCTACTAGAAGTCAACAACTCTTATTTTCAAATAGATACATTGATTATTTCGCAAGATATTATTCACTTATTAGATATAAAAAATTATGAAGGTGATTGTTATCTAGAAGGAGACAAACTCTTCTCCGTCACAACAAATCGAGAATATAAGAATCCTATTATTCAGCTTAAAAGAAGTGCAACTCTACTTCGGCAATTACTTCAAAACCTCAAACTAAACTACCTTGTTGAACCCTCCGTTATCTTTATAAATCCAGAATTTACCCTATATCAAGCCCCAATGGATCAACCAATTATTCTTCCAACACAAGTAAAACATTTCATAAGAAGTTTCAATAAAACCCCGTCAAGATTAAATGATCATCATAATAAGCTCGCACAAACATTGCTCTCCTTACACAAAATCCAGAACCCACATACTAACCTCCCTGAATATTATTATGACCAATTACAAAAGGGCATTTATTGCAATTCTTGTTATTCCTATTTAGTTTATAGAAATAACAAGAGCTATTTCTGCAAAAATTGTGGACGACAAGAAGCAGTGGGAGTAGCTATTTTACGGAATATAAAAGAATTTGAACTTTTATTTCCAGAGGAGAGACTTACTACTGAAAGTATCTATGGATGGTGTAATACAGACATTAGTCGAAAAACTTTAATGCGGATCTTGAGGGAACACTATACTGTGCATGGGAATGCAAGACGTACTTATTATAAGTAG
- a CDS encoding threonine aldolase family protein translates to MYSFKNDYSEGAHPRILNALFESNLVQEDGYGEDRFSQEAKELIKQKLANSNVDIHLLLGGTQTNLTAIAAFLRPHEAAISVSTGHIFTHETGAIEATGHKIISVEGDNGKLTVEHVKNVLESHPDEHMVKPKLVYISNSTEIGTIYQKNELIQLRQLCDEHNLILFMDGARLGSALCSVENDLKLSDLPSLLDAFYIGGTKNGALLGEALVICNDTLKEDFRFHMKQKGALLAKGRLLGIQFRELFKDDLYFDLAIHANSMADKLREEISNAGFSFITHSPSNQVFPIFPNSFIEKLQEKYFFHHWEKIDNDSSAIRLVTSWATKEDKVLAFIEDVKKGF, encoded by the coding sequence ATGTACAGCTTTAAAAATGATTATAGTGAAGGTGCACATCCAAGAATACTTAACGCATTATTCGAATCAAATTTAGTTCAAGAAGATGGATACGGTGAAGATCGGTTTTCACAAGAAGCTAAGGAATTGATAAAACAAAAACTAGCAAATTCAAATGTAGATATCCATCTATTATTAGGGGGAACACAAACAAATTTAACAGCTATAGCTGCTTTTCTTAGACCACATGAAGCTGCCATTTCAGTTAGTACAGGCCACATTTTTACTCATGAAACAGGTGCAATTGAGGCCACTGGACATAAAATCATCTCTGTTGAAGGTGATAACGGCAAATTAACAGTAGAGCATGTTAAAAACGTTTTAGAATCCCATCCCGATGAACATATGGTAAAACCAAAGCTAGTTTATATTTCGAACTCAACAGAAATAGGAACGATCTATCAAAAAAATGAGCTGATACAGCTACGTCAGCTTTGTGATGAACATAACCTAATCTTATTTATGGATGGAGCGCGTCTAGGATCCGCACTTTGTTCAGTTGAAAATGATCTTAAGCTAAGTGATTTGCCTTCACTTCTAGATGCGTTTTATATTGGAGGAACAAAGAATGGTGCATTACTTGGTGAAGCCTTGGTCATCTGCAATGATACATTAAAGGAAGATTTTCGTTTTCATATGAAGCAAAAAGGAGCACTTCTTGCAAAAGGACGACTTTTGGGTATTCAGTTCCGCGAATTATTCAAGGATGATCTCTATTTCGATCTAGCAATTCATGCTAATTCGATGGCCGATAAGCTTCGTGAAGAAATAAGCAATGCAGGTTTTTCATTCATAACACATTCGCCATCAAATCAAGTATTTCCAATTTTCCCAAATTCTTTTATCGAAAAACTTCAGGAAAAGTATTTCTTCCATCATTGGGAAAAGATTGATAACGATTCCTCTGCAATAAGACTTGTAACCTCTTGGGCAACGAAAGAGGATAAGGTTTTAGCATTTATTGAAGATGTGAAGAAGGGATTTTAA